ACATGACCTCAGGGCTGGAGTGTGAGACTGGGTCCTTGTCCTTGGTCTCTGCCCTCGTGTCCATGCTTCATCACCCCAGCCCCTACCCTTTTCCTTACCGCCTTTGCCGTTGGAGCTACTCAGCTTCCCTCCTGCCTTCTTGGCACTGGCGGAGGGCTGCTTGGGGGAGTTTCTCGGGGCCTCGTGAGACACAGCTGGCCCCGAGGTGCCCTCGTTCTCTCCGCTGCTGCCCCCTGTAGTGGAGCTCCCCTCATCTCCGGCCACTATGGCGAAAGCCGCCCGCTCCTTGGAGAGCTGGTACAGTTCCTGAGGAGGGGGGAGAATGTTGGTGTATCACTCCCTTTCCCAGCCACTGGCTTCAGGCAGTCTGTGTGGTACGTTTTAGGTGACTGAGGAACAGTGAGGGGAAAGAGACACATAGGGAAAAGCGGCTGGCTTCCTTGGTACTTTTCTAGCTCTGGCCCTGTTTCTGGAGTAATCAGCACAGATCACTGTTCTGTCCCCCAGTTCTTTTCCGCAGCATAGAGACTGCAGCCTGGGGCCAGGTCCTCCACAGGAAGCCGTGAGACAGGAGCGCTCccgcaccaggacccagggctgCCCACGGGGCCCGGCGAAGGTAGGGCTCTCTACCGGGAGCTGTAGGCGGAGGCCCAGTGCTGCTGGGCCCGGCCCTGCCACGGCTTGGTCCCCCTTTCTGACAACTGCCCTCCTTGCCCATCTCAGTGCAGCGGGAAAAGGAGAAGGCAGAGGACGCAGGAGGCCAGGTGCCCTCGGTTCGAAGGCTGGGACAGTGGGGTACAGGACACACACGCAGCCCAGGAGACGGCACCTTGAGTTGGGGGAGGTTAGTGGCAGACTTCCAGTCCTTATCATCACGGATTCGGGTGCAGCGAGGGAAACGGATGGAGATCCCATCGGCTGTGTGAGCCTCAGATTTCGAGAATTCAGCCCCTGTGATCTCCCACACGGCAGCTTTCTGTCAGGAGTAAGTCAGGTCACTCCCTGGTTAAGTAGAAAACACCTCCCAACCAGCTAAAAGCAATacagaagttaaaataaaaaaagcagtGGCTAACGGGAAGGAGACGAATTCAAGTCCCACTGTTGCTGCtgatgctgtgtgaccttagggaagTCTCGtttcttctctgggcctcagtttctctgtcaGTGCAGGAAGGGATTGGCCCAGGTCACTTCTAGAGCAGACCCTCTGAGACTAGAGGATGGgcagtccctttctctctctattgAGGACGACTCCTCACTGTTGACTGGTCATCCCCGTGCCTGTCACTTGGCTGAACAGCCCAGAGCCCCACCCTGGGTGGACTGTCATTGAGGCCGAGGTGACGACGTCTCTGTGGCACTAGAGAATGTAATGTACAAGCTCAGTTTTTGGGCTGGAGGACCCCAGGCCCTGGGCTAATACCTTTGGGTCTGGAACGATGAAGTCAGGATAGTAGATCTTATTGATTTTCAGCCAGCTGGGTATCTTGCTGGGATCCTAGAGGAGAAAAGATGCAGTCCTGGGCTGTTGCCAAATGAGATTTAAACCCCTTCTTGGTCACGGGCTTGTGAGAACAGGTGACTTATCACAAAAGGCTAACCCTCACCCCTTGGGATCCTCCCTGCCCAGAGAGGGTGTGGCCTGGAGGGCATGCAGGCCAGTTTCCACAAGGTAGGTACTCAGAGAACTTGAGGGCCTAATACTGCTCCTATGGCCAAGCAGCAGCTCTCTTTTCTGTGGAAACAGATAAATGATACCTGCAGCCCCCATAACACTGCCTGTCTCAGGAATGATTGCCAGTCCAGAGGGCAGGGCCCCCAGGTCCCCTCCTCACCTTGCTGATCTTCACCATGTCCAGTTCCTTCTGTAGGCGGGCGAGCGTCGCGTCGTCGTGGCCTCCTGCACACTTGGTGACTGTGCACCACTTCTGGCTGCTCGGGTCGTAGCAGCCCATGAGGAAGATGGACATCATGCcacctggggggaggaggggctaaATAAACTGGGGGGGGGGCATCTCTGCCACCCCCTCGTGCCCTGTGAGGGGCAGCCTGCTGGAGGAAAGGGCCCAGGCCTTGGCATCAGAGTGCCAGAGATCACCTCCTGGATCTaccccttactagctgtgtaagtTTAACCTTtttgagtctcaatttcctcttcAGTGAATTAGGGATAATCACACCTGACGCTGGGCTCTGGTGGAGTAAAAGGAATTGaatagagcctggcacacaggaagatGCCTACCAGTACTAGTTCCTCAGACCCCAGCTTCCTCTCCAGTCAGGAAATGGAGATTTCCCCTGAGGAGAAAGCTGCCAGTCCCTGCAGAAACAGTTGGTGGTGAGCTTCTTTGTGCCAGGCTAGCACAGGGTACTCCTGCCTGATCTCTCCCTTTCCAGGTCCGCAGCTCTCAATGTCCCTGCCTGACGTAGCATGGGTGAGGTTGGGGCCCCTAATCCCAGAGCTTTGGAAGTCATGACTGGCCACGCTAGCAGACCAAGCCAGGAAAAAGGCCTGCCTATTCCTTGAGTGGTAACTTTCAAAGAAGTACCCTCCCAGGGGCCAGAGGCCACCCTGACCTTTGCTCCCTTGCCCATAGAAGGCCCCAAGCACCACCAGGTCAGCTGTGTCAGCCATGGCCCCCTCGTTCAAATAGTCCTTCTTCACTTTCAGCCAATGACGCTTTCCAGGCTCATATGTACCCTGAGGGGAAGCAAGAGAGAGACCACAAACTAGAATGGACGCTCTACGAGGGTGGGCCTTTTACCTCTTCACACGACATACAGATCTGTCACAGTGCCCAACCCGCTCTGCTCCAGGCACTACGGGAGACATACACAAACCCATCCTCTGGGATCCAGAACTCTGGAAAGACACCCCCCGGCACTCACCCCCAAACACCTCAGACCACCACCGCCACCTCCTGGCCATGGCTGGAAAGGCTCAGGGGAGGGCTTTGCAGGAGAAATCAAAGGATGCGACCATCTTACCTTCACGTCCTTCAGCACCAGCCCTTCCAACCCCTCTTGGATCACCCGGTTGATCATGTCAGCCAAGTCGGAAGCTTTCTGGGGGATAACAGGAGAGACGCTGAGGTTGGTATGAGAACGGAGAAGGGCTCTGGGAGCGAGGTAGAGGGGGGTTTCTTTTCACACACTAGCAAAGCGCCTGCTGGAAACACCCTGACTTGAATAGAAGGAACAAAAGCGCTAGCAGAGCAGCGACCAACCAGAGAGCTGCTTCAGCTCTGAGACACTGGGAGCCCACCTGGGAAGGATGCTTCATGCCCTGCCCTCCCAGGTGGAGACTGGTAGACCAACACAGGCAGACCTTGTCTTCCTGTGCTTTGCTTTGTTGCACTCTGcggatactgtgttttttacaaactgaaggttgtggcaaccctgtgttgtcagatgatggtgagcactttttagtatttttaattaaggtatgcacattgtttttttagacataatgctattacacactaaatagactacagtatagtattaACATAACTTttctatgcactgggaaaccaaaaaattcatatgacttattttattgtgatattgCTTTATTGTCGTGGTCTAGAACcaaacccacagtatctccaaggtctgcctgtataCACACCAGCTTCCCtcataagaaaataattaagacTCATTCTCCCAGTCACATCTGACCCAAGGGGctctctgccctgctttcaaaccACTAGGACACTGCCTAGGGTTGGATTCACTCACTGCGACTTGCTTCATTTCTGAGAACAGGATCCGGTTGGGAATTTCAACCATGTTATCGTGAAGAAACTTCCGCCGCTCAAACAGAGGCCTGAGGGGGACAGGAGAACTGAGGTCAGGCCAGGATCCTCCCACCCCCTTGAGGAGTTCCGAGGAGGGAAGGAGCACAGCAATGAACTTCGGCTTCAGGGCTTGCCATGGCTTAGGGCCCTCATGTCTAACAGTTCTGCCTGCCCAGGGTGACAAGGGCTCCACTGGGACCAAAGACAGACAGTTATAAGCCACAGCACAGAGCCACTTCATTGCTGTAATTCCTGTCTCTACCTCATCAGCCCAAACAGACTGTATAAATCCCGgtctcatttgaaaaataactcCGACTCTCATTTTCTGGACCCTGCTTCACCCCAGGCCCCAGGCGGGCTGGTGCTTGGGTGAGCAGGCTGACAGGCGTCAGGACCTGAAGCCCAAACCCCAACTCCCACCCCCGCAgttctttctccctctgtctccttccCCTTCCACACTCAAGGCTGGTGtgcagggtgggggctgggatgcCTCTCTAAGGGAGGAAGGGGCCAAAACGGTTTCTCAGGCTCAAGAACTGGATGCAGCTAAGTCACGACTGCTAGTTATCCCTAAGAAGGCCCCAGCCACAGAACACCGACAATCACAAGCTTCCTGTTGTCGGCCTCTTCCAAAAACAAAACCTCTGAGCTGAAAACTATCTGCCTTATGCACCGCACCCGTAGGTGCTGTTGAAGATAAACTGAAGCCCTACTGTGCTCATAGTCTGTATCTCGTCAACAATCCATTTTGCTGTGGGTGGTTGAGTTTCCTCTGTGACTTAGGCATTCAGAGCCGAGACCTAGTCAACACATCGGCTCTTCCTAACATTGAATGGGGAGCTGTGTAGCAACTGTGCTGGCTCTCAGCTCCCTCCCGCTGCAGCTCCTGGGCACAAAGAGGCACCAGCTCCAgccacttctcctccctcctttccagtCTGAAGccctcacctccccacccagGAATCAAAAATAGATTCCTCACCTATCCATCAAGCTGACATCATTGAAGTAGATACAATCAAAAACAAACAGGCAGACATTAGCATCCTGGAAGGCAGCTTTCTGTAAGGGAAAATGAGGTAGTAGGTACATAAGGGACAAACATAAGAGGGCATGAAAAATGGGGAGTACCAGTCCACTTCCAGAGACCCTCTGAAGCATCTGATACAAAAGGCCTATTTGTGCTGTGAAGTCCCTGGGCCATAAGGGCACTTGACAGATGGTTCTGAATATAGAGACTGACCCAATTATAAGTTAGTTGCCactagtagctctttttttatgcaaaacacaaaaacacatttAAACTCAGGGCTAAATTCAGAACCAGTTCAGAGATGAAGATAAGCTTGACCCTAAGTAAGTGATACATTCCTCTCCATTCAGACTgacagcacacacacatgcacacactcactcTTGCACATCTGGCCCTGAGCCAGTACCTTGTGCACTCCCAGAGTCCCAAAGGGCAGTGGTTTGCCTCTCTTGTTGTCGATCAGGAGCACCTCAGAGTCCAAGATCATGCTGTGGCCCCCAGGGAAAGCCTGGGGGATGTAGTCCTTAAAGTGGGCCACCTGGAGGCAGAAGGGTCACTCAGGGGAGGGAGTCAGgccccagaaggaacacagcacaCCAGCATGTGCAAGCCCAGCTAATGTGCAGAACAGACCTAGGCCTCGGCAGCCACCTAGACAAGAAGAATCAGCTATGTTTCGGGACCTCTGCCCAGACCCAGGAAGAGGTCAGCCCATGTTGAGGTCATTTTCTATTGGCTGCAGAGGAGAACTtgcaggaaaaaggaagaaactgagagtGAAaatgagggggaggaggggggggcaGACAAACAcggaatggagggagggaaggtgggcAGGCAGAGATTTGTGCAGGAGAACAGACCAGTTGGAAAAAAGATGGAAGGGAAGAAATGAATCCCCTTAGGAGGAGCAAGGAAATATGAGGAGCTTCTTCTCTGAGTGGGAGCTCTGAACCCATAGCCATCTTCAGAATGAGGAAGAAAAGGATGTTTGGaattggatttttttcctgtGGAAGGCAGAGCCTTAGTGTTTACAGTCCTACAAGAAGATGTCCCACTGTGACCCACGGTGGCCCCTGCCGAGTAAGGCCATGAAGGCAGTCCAGAGAGCACTACTGTGGTCCAATCCTCCCCTGGCAGGGCACTTAGGCCATCACTGCCTCAGAAGCTTGGAGGGGGTACAGGAAAGGCCTGCACATCCATCCCGCTCCGCTTCCATCCCGGACCCAGCCCTTCATGAACCAAAGCAAAGCGGAGAGAGGGATGAATGAAACGTTGGTAAGGGAGAGCAGGGAAATGGCTCTCAGTCTGGAAAGCTGTGCCCAAATGCCTTCCTAAGGAGCAGGAGGTGGCCCCAGAACAAGCTCACCAGGAGCTAGCTGTTCCTCAGCAGTTTGACTGTGAGCCCTCCCTACGGAGCAAGTGAGCCCACACTAATGCTCACGGGGAGGTTGTGCTCAGCTCTCCAGAACACCCGAACCAAACGGTCTGATTGCCCAGTGCTCTAGCAGGCAGGGGAGGCTGAGGTAAGGATGAGAGCCCCATACCACATCCCCTCTCCCGGGGCTCTGAGAAGCGAAGTCTGAGCTAAGACAGAAGGGGGAACAAGGACAAGAAGTCTACCTACCCTCCGGCTACTGGAGCCAGATGTTCCCGCTGCTTTTCCCTGGACACACCCCCAAAAGCTCCCAGAGGCCTCGGGAGCTAAGAAGGGCTCAGGGGCGAGGTTCTCAATGCCCTCTGATTGAGGGCAGGATTTTGGGCTCCCAGAAATCCTGGTGGGATTGTGTTTACATCTGAATGTAAGCTTCTGGAGGGGCAGaacttccacccatttttttttttttttttttttaatgctggatGCCCACTACCTAAACAGTGCCCAGAATATACTGAACACttgataaacatttgttgaacaaattaaTGAATGACAGCCCATTGGCCCTTTGTACCTGAGCCATGACTTAGCTCAGGGGGAGCACACAGGACCTGGAAACGCAGAAGACAAGCACTGCACGTGGCTCACCAGCTGAGCTCTCGCTGTCCCCGCATCACGGCCGGCATCACTGCCCCCGGGCTCTGTGCTGACTGACCCCTGTCTGCGCTCTTTGGCTGTCCCTACTGAGCAGCCCCTCATTATTGGAAGACTCcaaaactgaataaatgaattcattctttcattcaacaaatacaaaATAGACCCTATTTTACACCAGAGCTGGAATGGCTATGGAACATTGGCTTTGAGATTCTTAGAGGCAGGAAGTGAAAGAGTCCCAGCGGAAAGGAAGGGACCTGTACCTTGTGCGGCAGGACTGGCTTGAGACTGCGGCTGAAGTAGCTGAAGTGGTCCCCGTTCTTATGTACCTGGACTCGCTCCCCATCATACTTGATCTCAGAGAACATGCCATTCGGACACTTCTTCATCGCGTACTCGATGGACTTGCAGGCCTCGGCCTTGGGGTAGGGAAAGAAAAGCCTGGAGACTTAACAGGTGCTCTTCCAAGAGGGGCTGCTCAGCAAGGACAGCCCAAAGCCCAGGTCCCAGGGACCAACAGCCAGAGCATACCCCCAGGGTAGGCTGCCGAAGAGGTGATGGGAATGGAAAAGGCTGGGCAGTGTCGTATTCCAACTACAAAAGCACCACCGAAATTGACACAGGAGCTTGCATTTTGAGGAATATATGAATGCAGTTCACTGTAGAGCAAATACAATTCCACTGAAACAGCATTTGATTCTTTTCTCAGTAATAATTTAGGGTCTTGCAGGGCCTCTGGCTTATTACTGAACACATCCGTTATCTCAGCACAGGGGGTACGCAGAGGTAAGATTAAAGCGTGCAGGTGACAGTGAGGCTGGCAGGATGGCAGTGATCAGGGATCCCTAGGACAGGACATGACACAGGAGCGCTTATTCACATACCTGTGCTGTCCTGACCCAAACAACAATGACTATCATCTTGGAGGTATTTCTGTGTGTCAGATCATACACaaaatttcatttcatcctcaatGTAGTATCTTATGCCGTAAATATTGTTGTTCTCGCTTTATGAATGAGAAAGCTGAAGTTCACAGAGGTTAAATGCCCACTTTCGGTTACATAGCTAGTAAAGGGCAGAAATGAGATGTGAGTCTAGGCCCAACTCCAAAGCCTGGGTGGTTAACCAGTAAGCTGTATAACCCATGCCACTCTTCAAATGACAGGCTGTAGGACAGACTCCAGAAAGAATTCTCATAAAAGTCAGAAAGGCCACTAATGGAGGGGACCGGTCCCTCAAGTGGAGATCTCACTATTTTGGTGCTGGCTGTCCCACAGAATACTTCCCCGTCCCAAACACAGAAACCTAGACCAAGACTTCAGTAAAACTCACAAGACCGTTTCATACAAAGCAGCGCACCCCACTGAAACAATGCAGAGGCtctcacagcaggcatggcagCAGATGTGGACAGTCCTGTTGCATAGGAAAACCCACGCCAGAAAGGAAATCTCATTTCTCATGAAATGAGCAGAGACCCAAGAAGAGCTGGTCTTCATTCCTTAAGCTTCCTCTCTTTCCAGAAAAAAAGGAGACCCAAGTCACCCTGTCATAGGAAGCCTGGCTCTGTCACCAACTCTCAGAGCTACCTTGGGGCAGGTCACAGAAACAAGAGTTACTTCATACATCTACCTGACTTCAGGAAAGATGACAGGTGAACCGCTCTAGGTAGACGCTTCAGACTTCATTCCCATAAGAAAACTAAGGACCAAGAGAGGCTAAGGAACTCACCTAAGATTCTACAGCCTGCTGATGGCCGAGCCGGGCCTAGATCTCAGGCCTTTCCACCAGGTCACTCCGTCTCCTCCTCTGCCTTTACTCCTCCATGAGAAACAACCTCTGCATCTCTACTCTTCCTTCCCCAAACTCCTCCAGCCAACTTGCACAGGCTGTCAACATCGTACCCTATCAGATCTCACGGGGAAGGACAGTAACCTTGGATAGGAGTGGAAAGCAGGGCCAGAGCAGCATCCTTACCAGCATGGGTTGCACCGGGGTCATCAGTGAGGCCTGGACACTCAGAGCTCGTTTCCGGCCTGGCTCCTTCTTCACCTCCTGCTCGTTGCGGAGGACCCGCTCCACCACATCGTGCAGGTTGCGTGAGGCTTTGAAGGCTTCATAGGCGTTGGGGTCTAGGGCATCTAACCTGCCAAGGCCGACAGGAGCAAGGAAACAAAAACCACTGCCTTTGACCTTAATGCTTTGGATAACAGTCTGTCCTCAGAGAGAGGAGAGCTCCCAATATACGGGGAAGGGGTTATGTTCTACTGTCTAAAGACTTTCACGGGAGAAAAAGCTCTTGGAAAACTCAGCTCTTTTGCGATACTGTGCTACATGGATGCTGCCCCAGCAAAGAGGGGGCTGGAATGGGTAAGCAACTCATACCGTAATTATTGAACATACTCCATACGTTTGACTGTAATAACTCTGTGAAAAGGTACTGTTATCTCCATTTAACGTCTGCGAAAATGAAGGCTGAGCTAGGTCAAGTGATGGGTCCcacaggaaggaagaagggagaatcaggattcaaaaccaaatcaggggcttccctggtggcgcagtggttgagaaatccgcctgccaatgccggggacacgggttcgagccctggtctgggaggatcccacgtgccgcggagcgactgggcccgtgagccacaactactgagcctgtgcgtctggagcctgtgctccgcagcaagagaggccgcgatggtgagaggcccgcgcaccgcgatgaagagtggcccccgcttgccgcaactagaggaagccctcgcacagaaacgaagacccaacacagccaaaaaataaataaataaataaataataattaaaggtgctaataattaaaaaaaaaaaaaaaaaccaaatcaggGCTCCAAAGTCCTGACACCAGCTGACAACAAAGTGGGCAGCTTCAACTATCAGAGCACCGGGTACTTACACATGTTTTGCACCTGAGTTCATCTTCAGATCATGTTTGATCAACCTGATGATGCACTTCAGGTCATTGGCTGTACACCTAGAGGGACGAGGCACATTCAGCTTGGTCTTTGAAAAGCTCTGCACTCCCAAACCTTCCTTCCCTAGTGATTCCATCCCCCCGGGCCCATCCCCACCTGGAGGCGATGTCCTGCAGGGCCTGTTGCTGCTCGTCCTCCTTGGTGAGCTTGGAGAGCCGCAGGAGGAATTCATCCACCTCCTGGATGGTAAGAAGGCTCTTGGCAGCTGGGGGGAAAGACTTGCTCTGCTCAAAGAAGACTCTGATTGTCTCTGACACGTCACCCTGTCTCCAAAAACCAAAATGCCACTGCAGCAACCCCAGAGTGGCCAAGTGTAACCCCTGAGTCCCCAGGACTAAAGGTGAATCAGAGATTTCAATCACCGCTCCTATCCCCAACTCACACATATTGACCTCACTTCT
This is a stretch of genomic DNA from Eschrichtius robustus isolate mEscRob2 chromosome 20, mEscRob2.pri, whole genome shotgun sequence. It encodes these proteins:
- the LIG3 gene encoding DNA ligase 3 isoform X3, giving the protein MTLAFKILLPPTLRALSQKELCLFREQHHWPDIRQFSRWSETVLRGHRLLQRRKPGVSFQESNLRPRATRLVFLPGSHVGLCSGPCEMAEQRFCVDYAKRGTAGCKKCKEKIVKGVCRIGKVVPNPFSESGGDMKEWYHIKCMFEKLERARATTKKIEDLTELEGWEELEDNEKEQISQHIADLSSKAANTPKKKAVVQAKLTATGQVTSPVKGASFVTNTNPRKFSGFSAKPNNSGEAHSSPTPKTSLSSSKCDPKHKDCLLREFRKLCAMVAENPSYNTKTQIIQDFLQKGSAGDGFHGDVYLTVKLLLPGVIKSVYNLNDKQIVKLFSRIFNCNSDDMARDLEQGDVSETIRVFFEQSKSFPPAAKSLLTIQEVDEFLLRLSKLTKEDEQQQALQDIASRCTANDLKCIIRLIKHDLKMNSGAKHVLDALDPNAYEAFKASRNLHDVVERVLRNEQEVKKEPGRKRALSVQASLMTPVQPMLAEACKSIEYAMKKCPNGMFSEIKYDGERVQVHKNGDHFSYFSRSLKPVLPHKVAHFKDYIPQAFPGGHSMILDSEVLLIDNKRGKPLPFGTLGVHKKAAFQDANVCLFVFDCIYFNDVSLMDRPLFERRKFLHDNMVEIPNRILFSEMKQVAKASDLADMINRVIQEGLEGLVLKDVKGTYEPGKRHWLKVKKDYLNEGAMADTADLVVLGAFYGQGSKGGMMSIFLMGCYDPSSQKWCTVTKCAGGHDDATLARLQKELDMVKISKDPSKIPSWLKINKIYYPDFIVPDPKKAAVWEITGAEFSKSEAHTADGISIRFPRCTRIRDDKDWKSATNLPQLKELYQLSKERAAFAIVAGDEGSSTTGGSSGENEGTSGPAVSHEAPRNSPKQPSASAKKAGGKLSSSNGKGGNKLAAKPSPVKVGEKRKAPDETPCQAKVRVLPDIFTGVRLYLPPSTPDFSRLRRYFVAFDGDLAQEFDVASATHVLGSRDKNPEAQQVSPEWIWACIRKRRLVAPC
- the LIG3 gene encoding DNA ligase 3 isoform X1, which gives rise to MYNAECAPFCIHFQGVQSLPPAPWTYFNFPSHPVSCMTLAFKILLPPTLRALSQKELCLFREQHHWPDIRQFSRWSETVLRGHRLLQRRKPGVSFQESNLRPRATRLVFLPGSHVGLCSGPCEMAEQRFCVDYAKRGTAGCKKCKEKIVKGVCRIGKVVPNPFSESGGDMKEWYHIKCMFEKLERARATTKKIEDLTELEGWEELEDNEKEQISQHIADLSSKAANTPKKKAVVQAKLTATGQVTSPVKGASFVTNTNPRKFSGFSAKPNNSGEAHSSPTPKTSLSSSKCDPKHKDCLLREFRKLCAMVAENPSYNTKTQIIQDFLQKGSAGDGFHGDVYLTVKLLLPGVIKSVYNLNDKQIVKLFSRIFNCNSDDMARDLEQGDVSETIRVFFEQSKSFPPAAKSLLTIQEVDEFLLRLSKLTKEDEQQQALQDIASRCTANDLKCIIRLIKHDLKMNSGAKHVLDALDPNAYEAFKASRNLHDVVERVLRNEQEVKKEPGRKRALSVQASLMTPVQPMLAEACKSIEYAMKKCPNGMFSEIKYDGERVQVHKNGDHFSYFSRSLKPVLPHKVAHFKDYIPQAFPGGHSMILDSEVLLIDNKRGKPLPFGTLGVHKKAAFQDANVCLFVFDCIYFNDVSLMDRPLFERRKFLHDNMVEIPNRILFSEMKQVAKASDLADMINRVIQEGLEGLVLKDVKGTYEPGKRHWLKVKKDYLNEGAMADTADLVVLGAFYGQGSKGGMMSIFLMGCYDPSSQKWCTVTKCAGGHDDATLARLQKELDMVKISKDPSKIPSWLKINKIYYPDFIVPDPKKAAVWEITGAEFSKSEAHTADGISIRFPRCTRIRDDKDWKSATNLPQLKELYQLSKERAAFAIVAGDEGSSTTGGSSGENEGTSGPAVSHEAPRNSPKQPSASAKKAGGKLSSSNGKGGNKLAAKPSPVKVGEKRKAPDETPCQAKVRVLPDIFTGVRLYLPPSTPDFSRLRRYFVAFDGDLAQEFDVASATHVLGSRDKNPEAQQVSPEWIWACIRKRRLVAPC
- the LIG3 gene encoding DNA ligase 3 isoform X2, yielding MYNAECAPFCIHFQGVQSLPPAPWTYFNFPSHPVSCMTLAFKILLPPTLRALSQKELCLFREQHHWPDIRQFSRWSETVLRGHRLLQRRKPGVSFQESNLRPRATRLVFLPGSHVGLCSGPCEMAEQRFCVDYAKRGTAGCKKCKEKIVKGVCRIGKVVPNPFSESGGDMKEWYHIKCMFEKLERARATTKKIEDLTELEGWEELEDNEKEQISQHIADLSSKAANTPKKKAVVQAKLTATGQVTSPVKGASFVTNTNPRKFSGFSAKPNNSGEAHSSPTPKTSLSSSKCDPKHKDCLLREFRKLCAMVAENPSYNTKTQIIQDFLQKGSAGDGFHGDVYLTVKLLLPGVIKSVYNLNDKQIVKLFSRIFNCNSDDMARDLEQGDVSETIRVFFEQSKSFPPAAKSLLTIQEVDEFLLRLSKLTKEDEQQQALQDIASRCTANDLKCIIRLIKHDLKMNSGAKHVLDALDPNAYEAFKASRNLHDVVERVLRNEQEVKKEPGRKRALSVQASLMTPVQPMLAEACKSIEYAMKKCPNGMFSEIKYDGERVQVHKNGDHFSYFSRSLKPVLPHKVAHFKDYIPQAFPGGHSMILDSEVLLIDNKRGKPLPFGTLGVHKKAAFQDANVCLFVFDCIYFNDVSLMDRPLFERRKFLHDNMVEIPNRILFSEMKQVAKASDLADMINRVIQEGLEGLVLKDVKGTYEPGKRHWLKVKKDYLNEGAMADTADLVVLGAFYGQGSKGGMMSIFLMGCYDPSSQKWCTVTKCAGGHDDATLARLQKELDMVKISKDPSKIPSWLKINKIYYPDFIVPDPKKAAVWEITGAEFSKSEAHTADGISIRFPRCTRIRDDKDWKSATNLPQLKELYQLSKERAAFAIVAGDEGSSTTGGSSGENEGTSGPAVSHEAPRNSPKQPSASAKKAGGKLSSSNGKGGNKLAAKPSPVKVGEKRKAPDETPCQAKVLPDIFTGVRLYLPPSTPDFSRLRRYFVAFDGDLAQEFDVASATHVLGSRDKNPEAQQVSPEWIWACIRKRRLVAPC